In Tiliqua scincoides isolate rTilSci1 chromosome 1, rTilSci1.hap2, whole genome shotgun sequence, the following are encoded in one genomic region:
- the TMEM229B gene encoding transmembrane protein 229B isoform X2: MCPDMPVTMEESRQSSCWGLCRRMAAAEPLTAFSRWYLYAIHGYFCEVMFTAAWEFVVNFNWKFPGVTSVWALFIYGTSILIVEKMYLYLKDKCNIIVRCLIYTLWTYVWEFSTGFILRQFNACPWDYSQFDLNFMGLITLEYAIPWFCAAIIMEQLVIRNTLRLRFDENAEPGVPTAAVTLANGHVKTN, from the coding sequence AGTTCCTGCTGGGGACTGTGCAGAAGAATGGCAGCTGCAGAACCCTTGACTGCTTTCTCCCGTTGGTACCTCTATGCCATTCACGGCTACTTCTGCGAGGTGATGTTCACAGCCGCCTGGGAGTTTGTGGTCAACTTCAATTGGAAGTTCCCAGGTGTCACCAGCGTATGGGCACTTTTCATCTATGGCACTTCCATCCTCATTGTAGAAAAGATGTATCTGTACTTGAAGGACAAGTGTAACATAATAGTGCGCTGCCTCATTTATACCCTGTGGACGTATGTTTGGGAGTTCTCCACTGGCTTCATTCTGCGCCAGTTCAATGCTTGTCCTTGGGACTATTCACAGTTTGACTTGAACTTCATGGGCCTCATTACCCTGGAATATGCCATTCCATGGTTCTGTGCAGCAATTATAATGGAACAGCTGGTCATCAGGAACACCCTGCGTTTGCGGTTTGATGAGAATGCCGAACCCGGTGTTCCCACTGCTGCCGTAACCTTGGCCAATGGCCATGTGAAGACTAATTGA